A window of the Desulforapulum autotrophicum HRM2 genome harbors these coding sequences:
- a CDS encoding BCCT family transporter: MDKNTPAKPFDPFVFWISASVTVLFILWSIIFPENMTTVINAVFSWTTTKWAWLYLLTVFLLVCGCFILMGNKYGSMKLGLPQDKPEFSNFSWFAMLFGSAIAAGIVFWGPAEPAYHYMSPPPYFGGEALTPATGANAMTYSFFHWGLSAWSIYAMLTVGLAHACFTQNLPLRFSSAFYYVIGDKIYGIWGKVLDIFAVFATLGGLATTTGFVALQLSAGLKYQYGLALGDGSTYMIIGVLTAIFTISVYTGIEKGVKFIGDVNMWVFVAVWFFVLVFGPTIFLINLTTNAIGQYLLHFIPMSLFTAPGYEGNWIGSWTVFYWAWWMSWAPFVAVFIARISKGRTIRQTVAATLILPTLGNFLWYGVVGGAGIHFDVTKTLSEHGVESAIFAIAQNLPMTGVLSIALIFLIGTFFLTSANSAAISLAMFVSGHENPGKNLRAFWGIALGAVAAVLAGGGSLKAIQTASIATAFPLMFLLLMVLYGTFKGLNQYIKTNNQ; encoded by the coding sequence TTGGACAAAAACACACCCGCCAAGCCCTTTGACCCTTTTGTTTTCTGGATTTCAGCCTCTGTAACCGTTTTATTTATCCTCTGGTCGATAATCTTCCCTGAAAACATGACCACCGTCATTAACGCCGTATTCAGCTGGACCACTACCAAATGGGCCTGGCTTTATCTGCTCACCGTATTTTTGCTGGTATGTGGTTGCTTTATTCTCATGGGCAATAAATACGGCAGCATGAAACTGGGCCTTCCCCAGGACAAGCCTGAATTTTCAAATTTTTCATGGTTTGCAATGCTTTTCGGATCTGCCATTGCCGCAGGCATCGTGTTCTGGGGCCCAGCTGAACCGGCTTACCACTATATGAGTCCGCCCCCCTATTTCGGCGGTGAGGCCCTGACACCGGCCACCGGCGCCAATGCCATGACCTATTCGTTTTTCCACTGGGGCCTGAGCGCCTGGTCCATTTACGCCATGCTCACCGTCGGCCTGGCCCATGCCTGTTTCACCCAGAATCTTCCCCTCAGATTCTCCTCTGCCTTCTACTATGTGATCGGTGATAAAATCTACGGCATCTGGGGAAAGGTCCTGGATATTTTTGCAGTTTTTGCAACACTGGGGGGACTTGCCACCACCACCGGGTTTGTAGCTCTCCAGCTGTCTGCGGGTCTGAAATACCAGTACGGCCTGGCCCTGGGAGACGGGTCCACCTACATGATCATCGGGGTACTCACCGCCATTTTCACGATTTCCGTGTATACGGGCATTGAAAAAGGGGTGAAATTCATCGGTGACGTCAACATGTGGGTGTTTGTTGCGGTCTGGTTCTTTGTCCTGGTATTCGGACCGACTATCTTTCTCATCAACCTGACCACCAACGCCATTGGCCAGTATCTCCTCCACTTCATTCCCATGAGCCTGTTCACAGCCCCGGGTTATGAAGGGAACTGGATCGGTTCCTGGACCGTATTTTACTGGGCATGGTGGATGAGCTGGGCTCCGTTTGTAGCCGTTTTCATTGCCAGAATTTCCAAGGGTAGAACCATCCGCCAGACCGTTGCCGCCACCCTGATTCTCCCCACCCTGGGCAACTTCCTCTGGTACGGGGTCGTCGGCGGTGCCGGCATCCATTTTGACGTAACCAAAACCCTGAGCGAGCATGGGGTGGAAAGCGCCATTTTTGCCATTGCCCAGAACCTTCCCATGACCGGCGTTTTATCCATTGCCCTGATCTTTCTCATTGGCACTTTTTTCCTTACTTCGGCAAATTCAGCCGCCATATCCCTGGCCATGTTCGTATCCGGCCATGAAAACCCGGGCAAAAACCTGCGGGCCTTCTGGGGCATTGCCCTGGGGGCTGTGGCAGCAGTCCTCGCCGGTGGCGGAAGCCTCAAGGCCATTCAGACAGCTTCCATTGCAACGGCATTTCCTTTGATGTTCCTTCTTCTCATGGTTCTTTACGGAACCTTCAAGGGATTGAACCAATATATAAAAACAAACAACCAGTAA
- a CDS encoding sigma-54 interaction domain-containing protein, with amino-acid sequence MAIQHNSSAPAILDMDRIDFLSVLDRLDDGVIITDLNGIILFYNKAQSKIDDIPLDDAMGRNVTDIYELNCRTSMVMQCITHKASLKNKTFFYRTCSGKVINSITSCYPLYTKGQINGAICFVKDYELLRRSTPMPSRDFFHTNVGNGTRFRFTDIIGSSHQLKEIISIAQRAADSPSPIMIQGETGTGKELFAQSIHNHGPRREKKFIAINCAAIPHDLLEGMLFGTRKGAFTGALDKPGLFEMAHGSTIFLDELLAMPVNLQAKLLRVLQDKRVRRLGSSKEIQVDVKIISSVNQNPRTSISEKKLRTDLYYRLGVVIIKIPPLSQRLDSMGELVGHFIKKYNTRLGTNVKTISKEVMELFHAYQWPGNIRELEHLIEGAMNMVGQEGVIGMQHFGPGLDGLEKMDPACYDPETVLFNALGARLVPSVNDTAPLVAENFIQAQKQQEETAIKKALHQANGNVTQAAITLGISRQLLHYKLKKLKVRRIDFIRDPKP; translated from the coding sequence ATGGCTATACAGCACAATTCATCTGCCCCTGCCATACTGGATATGGACCGTATTGATTTTCTTTCGGTATTGGACCGGCTGGATGACGGGGTCATCATTACAGACCTGAACGGAATCATTCTTTTTTACAACAAGGCCCAGTCCAAAATTGACGACATCCCATTGGACGATGCCATGGGTAGGAACGTTACCGACATCTACGAGTTGAACTGCAGAACCTCCATGGTCATGCAATGCATTACCCACAAAGCCTCGCTTAAAAACAAAACCTTTTTTTACCGCACCTGTTCAGGCAAGGTGATCAACAGCATTACCTCGTGTTACCCCCTTTATACAAAGGGACAGATTAACGGTGCCATCTGCTTTGTAAAGGATTACGAACTGCTGCGCAGATCCACACCCATGCCTTCCCGGGACTTCTTTCACACGAACGTTGGCAACGGCACCCGGTTCAGGTTCACGGACATCATCGGTTCCAGCCACCAGCTGAAAGAGATAATCAGCATTGCACAGAGAGCAGCAGATTCTCCCTCCCCCATCATGATTCAGGGGGAAACTGGCACAGGCAAAGAACTTTTTGCCCAATCCATCCACAACCATGGCCCAAGACGGGAAAAGAAATTTATAGCCATCAACTGTGCTGCCATTCCCCACGATCTTCTGGAAGGCATGCTTTTCGGCACCAGAAAGGGGGCTTTCACCGGTGCACTGGACAAACCCGGCCTGTTTGAAATGGCCCACGGCAGTACGATTTTTCTGGATGAACTTCTGGCCATGCCCGTTAACCTTCAGGCCAAGCTTCTCCGGGTCCTCCAGGACAAGCGGGTCCGGCGGCTGGGTTCCTCAAAGGAAATCCAGGTGGATGTCAAAATCATTTCATCCGTAAACCAGAATCCAAGAACCTCCATCAGTGAAAAGAAACTGAGAACAGACCTCTATTACCGGCTGGGAGTGGTCATAATCAAAATCCCCCCTTTGAGCCAGAGACTGGACAGCATGGGAGAACTGGTGGGCCATTTCATAAAAAAATACAACACCCGCCTGGGCACCAATGTAAAAACAATTTCCAAAGAGGTGATGGAATTATTCCATGCCTACCAGTGGCCAGGAAATATAAGGGAACTGGAGCATTTGATTGAGGGTGCCATGAACATGGTCGGCCAGGAAGGGGTCATAGGAATGCAGCATTTTGGGCCAGGCCTGGACGGACTGGAAAAGATGGATCCTGCCTGTTACGACCCGGAAACCGTTTTATTCAATGCCCTGGGCGCCCGTTTAGTGCCGTCGGTCAACGACACTGCGCCCCTGGTGGCGGAAAACTTTATTCAGGCCCAGAAGCAACAGGAGGAAACAGCGATAAAAAAGGCATTGCACCAGGCCAACGGGAATGTAACCCAGGCCGCTATAACCCTGGGCATTTCCCGGCAACTTCTCCATTACAAGCTTAAAAAATTAAAAGTCCGCCGTATTGATTTTATCCGCGACCCAAAACCCTGA
- a CDS encoding BCCT family transporter: MTIPPPMTTLRISLAQNGFYKGFNRIATIGSKVIVALLVLWAAVFSDQAGVVLLKIRGWSFEAFGPWYIYSMAFFVILCLVLAAFPAMGKVRLGGMDAIPEFSTFSWFSMMFGAGIGIGLLTFSTAEPLYHFVSNPDTIIGAVAPGTQETLRSVFKWSFFHWGLSVWGCYGLVGLTLAFFAYNRNLPLTIRSGLTPLFGRKLEGALGDVVDITAVIATILGIAVTIGLGIAQFSSGMHLVIGADWMVNAEGAPTNSAMLICLFLIMAGSILSAASGVGKGIKWLSNLNMVLSLALLAFFLIFGSPVVAIKSLFLGIMDYIINFPVQALTYWPNADVEPAATLYKWQSLEWTVFYWAWWISFAPFVGLFFARISRGRTIREYVMGTMVVPALMCFIWFAFVGGTSIGLELSGKAGGAILNAGQESQLFATLKVMLTPGAAKAMTLMVVVLLMTYLITSADSGILIINTILSGGDDQKKGKRHIFFWGTTIAMVIAVLLLAGGLDAMKSAMLLGALPFSLIMVLMGFALIKALIRDNLRKRTDTGVSDPAFK, from the coding sequence ATGACTATTCCCCCACCAATGACTACTCTTAGAATTTCCCTCGCGCAAAACGGATTTTACAAGGGGTTTAATCGAATCGCGACCATTGGATCCAAAGTCATTGTTGCTCTTTTGGTGTTATGGGCCGCAGTCTTTTCCGACCAGGCAGGGGTTGTTCTATTGAAAATCCGTGGCTGGTCCTTTGAAGCCTTTGGGCCGTGGTATATTTATTCCATGGCATTTTTTGTCATCCTGTGTCTGGTGCTGGCAGCCTTTCCCGCAATGGGTAAAGTTCGGCTGGGCGGTATGGACGCCATACCTGAGTTCAGTACGTTCTCATGGTTTTCCATGATGTTCGGGGCAGGCATCGGCATTGGGCTGCTCACCTTTTCAACGGCCGAGCCCCTTTATCATTTTGTCAGCAATCCTGATACCATCATCGGTGCTGTGGCACCCGGAACACAGGAGACCCTCCGTTCGGTTTTTAAATGGTCGTTTTTTCACTGGGGGCTTTCAGTCTGGGGATGCTATGGACTTGTGGGGCTTACCCTTGCCTTTTTTGCCTATAACCGGAATCTACCCCTGACGATTCGTTCGGGCCTTACCCCTTTGTTTGGCAGGAAACTTGAGGGGGCCCTGGGTGATGTCGTGGATATCACGGCTGTCATTGCCACCATCCTCGGTATTGCCGTTACAATCGGACTCGGTATTGCGCAATTTTCCTCTGGAATGCACCTGGTGATCGGTGCTGACTGGATGGTGAACGCTGAAGGCGCACCAACAAATTCAGCCATGCTCATTTGTTTGTTTTTAATCATGGCCGGGTCCATACTCTCTGCCGCTTCAGGTGTGGGCAAAGGGATTAAATGGCTTTCGAACCTGAATATGGTGCTTTCGCTGGCACTACTGGCGTTTTTTCTGATATTTGGTTCGCCAGTCGTGGCCATAAAATCATTGTTTCTGGGCATTATGGACTATATTATCAACTTTCCTGTCCAGGCTCTGACCTACTGGCCGAATGCCGATGTGGAACCTGCTGCAACCCTCTACAAATGGCAATCGCTCGAGTGGACTGTTTTTTATTGGGCATGGTGGATTTCCTTTGCCCCCTTTGTCGGACTGTTTTTTGCCAGAATCTCCAGGGGGAGAACCATCCGTGAATATGTCATGGGAACCATGGTGGTACCGGCACTCATGTGTTTTATCTGGTTTGCCTTTGTCGGTGGAACATCCATTGGTCTTGAACTGTCAGGCAAGGCCGGAGGCGCCATTCTAAATGCCGGTCAGGAATCGCAACTCTTTGCCACCCTTAAAGTGATGCTGACTCCAGGTGCGGCAAAGGCCATGACCCTGATGGTCGTTGTCCTTTTAATGACCTACCTTATAACTTCGGCGGACTCAGGCATTTTGATTATCAACACCATATTATCCGGTGGGGATGATCAGAAAAAAGGGAAAAGGCATATCTTTTTCTGGGGAACAACCATTGCGATGGTCATTGCAGTCCTGCTCCTGGCTGGCGGCCTTGATGCCATGAAATCGGCCATGCTGCTGGGGGCGCTGCCTTTTTCCCTTATTATGGTTCTCATGGGTTTTGCCCTGATAAAAGCATTGATCCGGGACAATCTTCGAAAAAGAACCGATACGGGAGTATCCGATCCTGCCTTTAAATGA
- a CDS encoding DUF7379 domain-containing protein gives MKRITRSAGKIIFILPDTASDLNDVSLPGKQRLRGLETKTDSVNQELETLLTALTETKPQDLAEQDYHILDGFSLDLGEQDQQTKRRGVSAKPDEMEINVTLEPDEGAILLLEQEGTYEWHFAGKTALHRGPKQRGRTGGVYQKTALFRIPVGDGIAPRQRGSSRVHRGPVTNFIKGKIKGFILKFAVKKAVGALSKRLEKGVEPGPVIITSHEDTNGWYHKEDFLSVELPHDRPARILLLVHGTFSSTIGSYGALTEQPAGRRFLGLALDQYDAILGYDHYTLAETPAQNAENLFDELLKLLEKSKGIEIDAISFSRGGLVYRYLTEQIVPFEKTQLAFRKAIFVACTNGGTELANDENWKYLVDSYTNILAGASRLLGKLPNAKLPMVIFRQSVKTIGSLVKYMAQDAVQDNAVPGLSAMEPGGQFVTAINTRPLTRTRPGASSYYAIGSDFEPDKATYRGELGKRLVIKVADGLVDRLMGEANDLVVDTDSMFVIDPVCSAKLLEKLPFGKNGEIYHTVYFSQPQVARQCSQWLGLIQTNRAVAKNAPRSWWKEAVSDDFQIVPGQLSVKEVEKNLENDDARFVIVERPFEGELLHYGIPRKILNERIASHPNKEDALVEILDLHEYHAREISLEDALEVGNANELSSRSGLELGRYASVIFAHTGPVGVVAPPEILSSEELQKEVDLPQLKSLPQPARSSQRNTSPQRGLERTARSMSRGATRGVVLSTPDQRMEDLSAQPPTVWCNAHANMPEEAVIGKKATVEVVLSRDEIIRQIGVSGGGNVQVDKALIVQILARRHCITSGESRLEVPVPAKGEETLLFFDVMPKNEGVGEVNVIVRQGNRPIANLKLYPRFVVKVSGEIVEETIAEAELTPVDDRPELSNVLYIREGEMGLKQVLHFLFESRSLNKFVTCTSQPFENQDARKEYIKNLYEDLENFWADDELEYNTFMRKLQARGVEIFDKLIPLALRKVLWEERESLETIQVFSDEPFIPWELAYLKEPGKKAVRNSYFLAEKGLVRWLAEDGQFPPQKLRLRDGKALYVIPDYPPASGYQLPGAQAEKLMLTEVLSANAISPVSSEVLDAIEKPGRFDILHFACHGLANPNLIWDSGLLMEGKMKNGSYRQDNLLSSQVEAFADLQEPDESYGPLVFLNACQVGRQGYNIAGTGGFAKAFVKSGAGAFISTHWSVGDSSALDFSKTLYKQLLAGNNMMTAVAAARKAAKNMEEMTWLSYVVYGDPYAKLMRE, from the coding sequence ATGAAAAGAATCACTCGTTCCGCTGGAAAGATTATTTTTATCCTTCCTGATACCGCATCTGATCTGAATGACGTCTCTCTTCCTGGTAAACAACGGCTTAGGGGTCTGGAAACAAAAACGGATTCTGTTAACCAGGAGCTTGAAACGCTGCTGACTGCGTTGACAGAAACGAAACCGCAGGATCTTGCAGAACAAGACTACCATATACTGGATGGTTTCAGCCTTGATCTGGGTGAACAGGATCAACAGACAAAGCGGCGTGGTGTATCTGCCAAACCAGATGAAATGGAAATAAACGTCACCCTGGAACCTGATGAGGGTGCGATTCTGCTGCTTGAGCAGGAGGGCACCTACGAATGGCATTTTGCTGGAAAGACAGCTTTGCACAGGGGGCCGAAACAACGTGGAAGAACAGGTGGTGTCTATCAGAAAACAGCTTTATTTCGAATTCCTGTTGGCGATGGTATCGCCCCCAGACAGCGAGGTAGCAGCCGCGTCCACCGCGGCCCGGTTACTAATTTTATTAAAGGAAAAATTAAAGGTTTTATCCTCAAGTTCGCGGTAAAAAAAGCTGTTGGCGCACTATCCAAACGCCTTGAAAAAGGAGTTGAACCAGGCCCTGTCATTATTACTTCCCATGAAGATACCAATGGTTGGTACCATAAAGAAGATTTTTTAAGCGTGGAACTACCCCACGATAGACCAGCCAGAATACTGTTGCTGGTACATGGTACGTTCAGTAGCACAATTGGCAGTTATGGCGCTCTGACAGAGCAGCCGGCGGGGCGTCGTTTTCTTGGCTTGGCACTTGATCAGTATGACGCAATTCTTGGTTACGACCACTACACTCTTGCTGAAACACCCGCACAGAATGCTGAAAATTTATTCGACGAGCTGCTTAAATTATTAGAAAAATCAAAAGGTATTGAGATAGACGCTATTTCTTTTAGTCGGGGGGGACTTGTTTACCGGTATCTTACCGAACAGATCGTTCCTTTTGAAAAGACTCAATTGGCCTTTCGAAAAGCTATTTTTGTTGCGTGTACCAATGGGGGGACTGAACTTGCCAACGATGAAAACTGGAAATATCTGGTGGATTCTTATACAAATATACTGGCAGGAGCCAGTCGCCTGCTTGGCAAACTTCCCAATGCCAAACTTCCCATGGTGATTTTCAGGCAGTCCGTCAAGACCATTGGCAGTTTAGTTAAATATATGGCACAGGATGCAGTCCAGGATAATGCTGTCCCTGGACTGTCTGCCATGGAACCAGGGGGGCAGTTTGTGACGGCTATTAATACCAGGCCTTTAACTCGGACCCGCCCTGGGGCAAGTTCTTACTATGCAATCGGCTCTGACTTTGAACCGGATAAGGCCACATACCGTGGTGAATTAGGGAAACGCCTGGTCATCAAGGTGGCTGACGGTTTGGTCGACAGGCTGATGGGTGAAGCAAATGACCTTGTTGTGGATACGGACTCAATGTTTGTAATTGACCCGGTATGTTCCGCAAAACTTCTGGAAAAACTCCCATTTGGTAAAAATGGTGAGATATACCATACTGTCTATTTCAGCCAGCCCCAGGTTGCCCGTCAATGTTCACAGTGGCTGGGCCTGATTCAGACAAACCGGGCAGTCGCCAAAAATGCCCCACGTAGTTGGTGGAAAGAAGCGGTGAGTGATGATTTCCAGATTGTTCCAGGACAACTCAGTGTCAAGGAAGTGGAAAAAAACCTCGAGAATGACGATGCCCGTTTTGTTATCGTTGAACGCCCCTTTGAAGGTGAATTGCTCCATTATGGTATTCCACGAAAAATATTGAATGAGAGGATTGCCTCCCATCCCAACAAGGAAGATGCCCTTGTCGAAATACTGGATTTACATGAATATCATGCACGGGAAATTTCACTTGAAGATGCACTGGAGGTCGGGAATGCAAATGAACTGAGCAGCCGGTCTGGCCTGGAACTCGGAAGGTATGCTTCAGTCATTTTTGCCCATACCGGGCCGGTTGGTGTTGTTGCACCTCCCGAGATTTTATCTTCGGAAGAGCTGCAGAAGGAAGTAGATCTTCCTCAATTGAAAAGCCTTCCTCAGCCTGCCAGATCCAGTCAGAGAAACACTTCTCCCCAACGAGGTCTGGAGAGGACGGCCAGATCCATGTCGCGTGGTGCAACAAGAGGGGTTGTTCTCTCCACACCTGATCAACGTATGGAAGATCTATCAGCGCAACCACCAACAGTCTGGTGTAATGCACATGCAAACATGCCTGAAGAAGCTGTGATTGGTAAAAAGGCGACAGTCGAGGTGGTCTTAAGCCGGGATGAGATTATTCGACAAATTGGTGTTTCTGGCGGTGGAAACGTGCAGGTGGATAAGGCGCTGATCGTCCAGATTCTGGCACGCAGACATTGTATTACAAGTGGAGAATCACGCCTTGAAGTGCCTGTTCCTGCAAAGGGAGAAGAGACATTGCTGTTTTTTGATGTTATGCCTAAAAATGAGGGCGTCGGGGAAGTAAACGTCATTGTCCGCCAGGGAAATCGGCCAATTGCCAATCTTAAACTTTATCCGCGTTTTGTTGTCAAGGTGAGTGGTGAAATTGTCGAAGAGACCATCGCAGAAGCTGAGTTGACGCCTGTTGATGATCGTCCGGAACTGTCAAATGTCCTGTATATTCGTGAAGGTGAAATGGGGCTTAAACAGGTGCTTCATTTCCTTTTTGAATCACGTTCTCTCAATAAATTTGTCACATGTACTTCCCAACCCTTTGAAAATCAGGATGCGCGAAAGGAATATATTAAAAATCTGTATGAGGATCTGGAAAATTTCTGGGCCGATGATGAATTGGAATACAATACATTCATGCGTAAGCTGCAGGCACGTGGGGTAGAGATTTTTGATAAACTTATTCCGCTGGCCCTGAGAAAAGTACTCTGGGAAGAGCGGGAGAGCCTGGAGACAATTCAGGTTTTTTCAGATGAGCCTTTTATCCCATGGGAGCTTGCCTACCTGAAGGAACCGGGAAAAAAAGCGGTTCGGAACAGCTATTTTCTGGCGGAAAAAGGTCTGGTAAGATGGCTCGCAGAGGACGGTCAATTTCCTCCACAAAAGCTTCGCTTGCGTGACGGCAAAGCTTTATACGTCATTCCTGACTACCCGCCGGCTTCCGGCTATCAGCTGCCTGGGGCCCAGGCCGAAAAATTAATGCTGACCGAAGTTCTTTCGGCAAATGCCATCTCGCCTGTGAGCAGCGAGGTTTTAGACGCCATTGAGAAACCGGGCCGTTTTGATATCCTCCATTTTGCCTGCCATGGACTGGCAAATCCAAATTTAATCTGGGATTCCGGCCTGCTGATGGAAGGGAAAATGAAGAATGGTTCTTATCGGCAGGACAACCTGCTGTCTTCACAGGTTGAAGCATTTGCTGATTTGCAGGAACCTGATGAATCTTACGGCCCATTGGTCTTTCTTAACGCCTGCCAGGTTGGCAGGCAGGGATACAATATCGCCGGAACAGGTGGTTTTGCCAAGGCTTTTGTGAAAAGCGGAGCAGGTGCCTTTATCAGTACCCATTGGTCTGTAGGTGACAGTTCGGCCCTGGATTTTTCAAAAACACTCTATAAACAGCTTCTTGCAGGCAACAATATGATGACTGCCGTCGCAGCTGCACGAAAAGCGGCAAAGAATATGGAAGAGATGACCTGGCTGTCCTATGTGGTCTATGGTGACCCTTACGCAAAATTAATGAGGGAGTAG